The Halomicronema hongdechloris C2206 genome includes a window with the following:
- a CDS encoding VWA domain-containing protein: protein MSSIWIILLDVSSSMNEGFSGRGATDPLAERGAWRTKLEAASELLLRQIASIRDQDVAVIKFADQAEKIFQGHQSAFSPSSFSVLQGGGRTNLTAALNIVAIDSSFNRYRALSVLILSDGLANIGNPQIEAERIIERYPFARIDTILIDETDQGRAIAESVSINGSVRNAVSILQLQDSVERARVAGLQQEISGLAQRQLALESELSAIANVSTPTLLTVTSQVSLTPSSLRDQISPFLTGIEEIQEVASTASGASYRGRIRSISQSSPVSISLSGLREAVELFLEWIVPWRREHVEQMLVLQRRREELEQRKLEMDLGRENAELDALELSNRRLELELLTSKLELAERLLNHLDPNENMSGSERVAYVQKLVGSIDRLASNRLEFQASGPGFESRSNIQ from the coding sequence ATGTCGTCAATTTGGATAATTCTTCTGGACGTTTCCAGTTCTATGAATGAAGGCTTCTCTGGCAGAGGAGCAACTGATCCTCTAGCAGAACGAGGTGCTTGGCGAACAAAGCTGGAGGCTGCTTCAGAGCTTTTACTGCGCCAGATTGCTTCTATACGTGATCAAGATGTTGCAGTTATTAAGTTCGCTGATCAGGCTGAAAAGATTTTTCAAGGACATCAAAGTGCTTTCTCTCCATCTTCCTTTAGTGTCCTTCAAGGTGGTGGACGTACTAATCTTACTGCGGCGCTCAATATTGTTGCGATTGATTCTTCGTTCAATCGATATCGTGCACTTAGTGTGCTTATACTGTCAGATGGATTAGCAAATATTGGGAACCCTCAAATAGAAGCTGAGCGAATAATTGAGAGATACCCTTTTGCACGAATAGACACCATCCTGATTGATGAAACTGATCAAGGACGAGCAATTGCTGAAAGTGTCTCTATTAATGGTTCTGTTCGAAATGCTGTCTCTATTCTACAACTTCAAGATTCTGTTGAGAGAGCCCGTGTAGCTGGTCTTCAGCAAGAGATTAGTGGTTTAGCGCAGCGACAGCTTGCACTTGAGAGTGAACTGTCTGCAATCGCCAATGTTTCTACACCGACATTACTAACTGTAACTTCTCAAGTCTCTCTCACGCCTTCTTCCTTGCGAGATCAAATCTCACCATTTCTCACTGGAATAGAAGAGATACAAGAGGTTGCATCTACTGCGTCAGGTGCTTCTTATCGAGGTCGTATACGTTCTATATCACAAAGCTCTCCTGTCTCGATCTCTTTATCAGGTCTGCGTGAAGCAGTAGAGCTTTTTCTTGAGTGGATAGTACCTTGGCGTAGAGAGCATGTTGAGCAGATGCTAGTGCTTCAACGAAGGCGGGAAGAGCTTGAACAAAGGAAGCTTGAAATGGATTTAGGTCGTGAGAATGCAGAGCTTGATGCTCTTGAGCTTTCAAATCGCCGTCTTGAACTTGAACTTCTTACTTCCAAGCTAGAACTTGCAGAAAGATTACTCAATCATCTTGACCCTAACGAGAATATGTCGGGATCTGAGCGAGTTGCTTATGTTCAAAAGCTTGTTGGTAGCATAGATCGTCTCGCAAGTAATAGACTCGAATTTCAAGCATCCGGCCCAGGCTTTGAGTCCAGGTCAAATATCCAGTAA
- a CDS encoding eCIS core domain-containing protein: protein MGTFAQKSRATQQITSAKPAIKPTISSRIQRHELPPQCHRPHPGALQTKLTIDQPGDIYEQEADRVANQVIRMPDPKLQRTCACGGGCPQCQAQRPEQKPMRLQLRRLQSNNEEQISALPIVHEVLRSPGQPLDAHTRSFMEPRFGHDFSQVRVHTDAKAAESAQAINAQGYTVGQHVVLDNDRLSSGHLEK from the coding sequence ATGGGTACTTTTGCACAGAAATCAAGGGCAACTCAGCAGATTACATCTGCCAAGCCTGCGATCAAGCCTACGATATCCAGTCGGATCCAGCGGCATGAGTTGCCCCCGCAGTGTCATCGTCCACATCCAGGAGCACTACAGACGAAACTCACGATCGACCAGCCTGGAGACATCTATGAACAGGAGGCAGATCGTGTTGCGAACCAAGTGATTCGCATGCCTGATCCCAAGCTGCAGCGCACCTGTGCCTGTGGTGGTGGCTGTCCCCAGTGTCAGGCACAGCGACCGGAGCAGAAACCAATGCGCCTACAACTGCGGCGCCTTCAGTCGAACAACGAGGAACAGATTTCAGCACTGCCCATCGTCCACGAAGTATTGCGCTCACCCGGCCAGCCCCTGGATGCCCACACCCGCAGCTTTATGGAGCCACGTTTTGGGCATGATTTCAGCCAAGTGCGAGTGCACACGGATGCGAAGGCGGCAGAGTCAGCACAAGCGATCAATGCGCAGGGGTATACAGTGGGCCAGCACGTTGTCTTGGATAACGACCGATTATCTTCAGGGCACCTCGAAAAATAG
- a CDS encoding DUF1574 domain-containing protein, producing the protein MAAKRPPSAMHPAPATGLVTWFHQALDQPELELRLKLRGNILHVLCETPESLPQAPLLLRLVRALLRQGGVQLIQQLYPHVYQLYLYHRVTAQEQPDWTAPLYLNRLERHLAQLVLQTQDPKDIQAAQGLLQAHPDELMADHDAGDGAIVLSQLSLARQGDPEAVAWYLSETLSALDVGVWVSIKAVPGQAHISSDIVQFGPPPPVQVSNGQGPVIPRLWVLCQATYSPDPALIAQPTAERLRQLELTQFKDAVLLLQVQGEAKPDWRLRIDLTPPQEMLREWARWGHAEAIRRLVQAALTAAGLAMTVTASRKDTTLHLIGQGEADPLPSAETVLELLQPLLDGLAPQGLHRALLYGQTATAEMPDWVQGVDLPGADHPALAVSARTLAAEADLPALAFLLTQQLNPQLDDYLATGGIRVQLLIRNQLLHVMLDGPLCPVRSHVAPIVGQLLKRLRPQGIIGVRLYGRRAGQSQPTWSGGFDFQARQRLVPEATPEFAASDSYVGELLAPPEAEVQPAEAAPDTLGHTLRQWAATAVTGVQKGLLHSHLFASRSTPGQQPLRAGGDWRIAMVWAVVGLLLTVQADWLLGELLSSPPAATAEANETADQQDPGGAVDPEAAAFEEALDDLEWGADDPRADRFVAEPFATSPPAGARDATDQPPASPTGPLVATSILLEASPYPSFRSEQLNEKLALYHQRLQLEDPPDVLIMGSSRALRGVDPTALEEELAALGYEGIEVFNFGVNGATAQVVELIIRRLLPPDYLPRLILWADGARAFNSGRVDITYNGIATSEGYRQMVRGTLPHDTPEEAGETDPEAAAAAPGEDPAADIAVTSQGIGEQLRSSYQQMDQWLSDQLGTLSAVHPERQRLKEWLQAGLVTLTTPPSQDPAAPPPADGPSDPLDAPLPEGSHIDFDGFLPLSVQFNPATYYQKHARVSGYYDSDYRSFRLEGRQAEAFQRLLQFTQSQDIPLVFVNTPLTDEYLDPYRLDAETQFLQYMVRLSGQEEGFIFRDLAQIWPEEYDYFSDPSHLNRYGAYQVSTRLAQDPMIPWPEPMPETTP; encoded by the coding sequence ATGGCTGCTAAGCGTCCCCCATCGGCTATGCACCCAGCCCCGGCTACGGGCCTGGTAACCTGGTTTCACCAGGCGCTAGATCAGCCTGAGCTAGAGTTGAGACTGAAGCTGCGGGGTAATATTCTCCACGTTCTCTGCGAAACCCCGGAGTCCCTGCCTCAGGCCCCACTGCTGTTGAGGCTGGTGCGGGCTCTGTTGCGGCAAGGGGGCGTCCAGCTGATTCAGCAGCTCTATCCCCATGTGTATCAGCTCTATCTGTACCATCGGGTCACAGCCCAAGAACAGCCCGATTGGACGGCGCCGCTCTATCTAAATCGTTTGGAGCGTCACTTAGCTCAACTGGTCCTGCAAACCCAGGATCCCAAAGATATTCAAGCTGCTCAGGGGTTACTGCAGGCCCATCCAGATGAGCTCATGGCAGATCATGATGCTGGAGATGGGGCCATTGTGCTCTCCCAACTGAGCCTAGCCCGGCAAGGGGATCCCGAGGCGGTGGCCTGGTATCTGAGTGAGACGCTCAGTGCGCTGGATGTGGGGGTCTGGGTCAGCATTAAGGCTGTGCCGGGACAAGCTCATATTTCGTCTGACATTGTGCAGTTTGGACCACCGCCGCCGGTTCAAGTCAGCAACGGTCAAGGTCCTGTAATTCCCCGCCTGTGGGTGCTCTGTCAGGCTACCTATAGTCCAGATCCGGCCCTGATTGCCCAGCCTACGGCAGAACGACTGCGGCAGCTAGAACTGACCCAATTCAAGGATGCTGTCCTGTTGTTGCAGGTACAGGGAGAAGCTAAACCTGACTGGCGCTTACGCATTGATCTCACCCCGCCCCAGGAAATGCTGCGGGAGTGGGCCCGCTGGGGGCATGCCGAGGCGATTCGACGATTGGTCCAGGCGGCTCTCACCGCTGCCGGGCTGGCGATGACGGTGACCGCTTCCCGCAAAGACACTACGCTGCATTTGATTGGCCAGGGAGAGGCTGACCCCTTGCCCTCGGCGGAGACCGTGCTAGAGCTGTTGCAGCCGTTACTGGACGGATTGGCCCCCCAGGGACTGCATCGAGCCCTGCTGTACGGCCAGACCGCGACTGCCGAGATGCCAGACTGGGTGCAGGGCGTCGACTTGCCGGGGGCAGATCACCCGGCCCTGGCGGTGTCTGCCAGGACCTTGGCTGCCGAGGCTGACTTACCAGCCCTGGCCTTCCTGCTCACCCAGCAGCTGAATCCCCAGCTAGATGACTACCTGGCTACGGGGGGGATTCGGGTGCAGCTATTGATTCGCAACCAGCTGTTGCATGTGATGCTGGATGGGCCACTTTGTCCGGTGCGATCGCATGTCGCCCCCATCGTAGGCCAGCTATTGAAGCGGCTGCGGCCCCAGGGAATTATCGGAGTCCGGCTCTATGGTCGTCGCGCCGGACAGTCCCAGCCGACCTGGAGCGGGGGCTTCGACTTTCAGGCTCGGCAGCGGCTGGTGCCGGAAGCAACGCCGGAATTTGCCGCCTCAGATAGCTATGTGGGTGAGCTATTGGCCCCGCCTGAAGCTGAGGTCCAGCCTGCAGAGGCGGCCCCGGATACCCTGGGGCATACCCTACGCCAATGGGCCGCGACCGCGGTTACAGGCGTGCAAAAGGGACTGCTCCACTCCCATCTGTTTGCCTCGAGATCTACTCCAGGGCAGCAGCCCTTACGAGCGGGAGGGGATTGGCGCATTGCCATGGTATGGGCCGTTGTCGGCCTACTCTTGACCGTGCAAGCCGACTGGCTGCTGGGGGAACTGCTGTCGTCGCCTCCAGCAGCCACAGCTGAGGCCAACGAGACTGCCGACCAGCAGGATCCTGGGGGGGCCGTTGATCCAGAGGCTGCTGCCTTTGAAGAGGCCCTCGATGACCTGGAATGGGGCGCCGACGACCCTCGCGCCGACCGCTTTGTTGCCGAGCCCTTTGCCACCTCGCCCCCGGCCGGGGCCAGGGATGCTACTGACCAACCGCCGGCTAGTCCTACGGGCCCCCTGGTGGCCACCTCTATCCTGCTGGAGGCATCCCCTTATCCCTCCTTCCGCAGCGAACAACTCAATGAAAAATTGGCCCTGTACCATCAACGACTACAGTTAGAGGATCCGCCGGATGTCTTGATTATGGGCAGCTCCCGTGCCCTGCGGGGGGTTGATCCTACCGCTTTAGAAGAAGAGCTGGCTGCCTTGGGCTATGAAGGGATCGAGGTATTTAATTTTGGTGTCAATGGCGCCACCGCTCAGGTGGTCGAGTTAATCATCCGCCGGCTGTTACCCCCTGACTATCTGCCCCGCTTGATTCTCTGGGCCGATGGTGCCCGAGCCTTCAACAGTGGCCGGGTCGATATCACCTATAACGGCATCGCCACCTCCGAGGGGTACCGACAAATGGTTCGAGGTACCCTGCCCCACGATACCCCTGAGGAGGCCGGTGAGACTGATCCCGAAGCAGCGGCGGCGGCCCCGGGCGAGGACCCGGCAGCCGACATTGCCGTCACCTCCCAGGGGATTGGAGAGCAATTGCGGAGTAGCTATCAGCAAATGGACCAGTGGCTGAGTGATCAGCTAGGCACCCTATCTGCAGTACACCCAGAACGTCAACGCCTGAAGGAATGGCTGCAGGCTGGCTTGGTGACTCTGACCACCCCCCCGTCTCAGGACCCGGCAGCCCCACCCCCGGCCGATGGTCCCAGTGATCCCTTGGATGCGCCGCTGCCAGAGGGTAGCCACATCGACTTCGATGGCTTTTTACCCCTATCGGTGCAATTCAATCCGGCCACCTACTACCAGAAACATGCGCGGGTCTCGGGCTATTACGACAGTGATTATCGGTCTTTCCGGCTAGAGGGACGTCAGGCGGAAGCATTCCAGCGGTTGCTGCAGTTCACCCAGAGTCAGGATATTCCCCTGGTATTCGTCAACACACCACTGACGGACGAGTACCTAGATCCCTATCGTCTCGACGCCGAAACCCAGTTCCTGCAATACATGGTGCGGCTATCTGGCCAGGAGGAGGGCTTCATCTTTCGCGATCTAGCCCAAATTTGGCCTGAGGAATATGATTATTTCTCCGATCCGAGCCACTTGAATCGCTACGGTGCCTATCAGGTGTCTACCCGCTTGGCGCAAGATCCGATGATTCCTTGGCCGGAGCCCATGCCGGAGACTACTCCATGA
- the ppc gene encoding phosphoenolpyruvate carboxylase has protein sequence MSSTLHPSDDKFSAGSTAVDTLMEKVAPASSAHDLLFRHRLRVVEEIWEGVLRQECGQNLVDLLQKLRLMCSPEGQAPTAREASVVNVVHVVEQLDLEDAIQASRAFALYFQLINIVEQHYEQQGQQRQYRAAYDKVGPSAHAANSAYETHPSAEHRPGLPVSDVEEGSNGHRFQASLLARSLMTRRDNQRDIGTFHWLFPSLKQLNVPPRLIQTLVDQLDVRLVFTAHPTEIVRHTIRDKQRRISDILRELDRAEESTQGSGLSSSWDLEELKSRLTEEVRLWWRTDELHQFKPSVLDEVDYTLHYFQVVLFDTLPQLYYRFKRALNITFPHLTPPKPNFCRFGSWVGADRDGNPSVTPDITWRTASFQRNLVLNKYIASIEHLTQLLSLSLHWSEVMPELLESLEQDQAQMPKVYDRLAIRYRQEPYRLKLAYIQQRLENTLKRSLSLFQGDPRPEKVTELAPGTFYRTGPDFLAELQMIQRNLEATGLVCQDLETLICQVEIYGFNLAQLDIRQESSRHSDALNEITEYLQILPTAYGHLSEAEKTAWLTAELQTRRPLVPGELPFSDKTRETIETFRMVRHLHQEFGPDICRSYVVSMSHHVSDMLEVLLLAKEAGLYDPATHRSAIQPVPLFETVEDLQRAPAVMNQLFELPLYRTALQGGIEPAQSEDMPLQEVMLGYSDSNKDSGFLSSNWEIHKAQQSLQSTADGYGIALRIFHGRGGSVGRGGGPAYEAILAQPGRSINGRIKITEQGEVLASKYNLPDLALYNLETVTTAVIQASLLNSSFDHIQPWNEIMEELADRSRCHYRELIYEQPDLVDFFHHVTPIEEISQLQISSRPARRGGKKDLGSLRAIPWVFSWTQARFLLPSWYGVGTALNEFLQQQPTEHLKLLRYFYYKWPFFKMVISKVEMTLAKVDLQIAEHYLRELTPGEKHERFQVLFDKISQEFHLTCEMVLKITGNQRLLDSDPELQRSVYLRNGTIVPLGFLQVSLLKRLRQHKNATAGVIRSRYSRGELLRGALLTINGIAAGMRNTG, from the coding sequence ATGAGTTCTACCCTGCATCCCTCCGACGATAAATTTTCGGCTGGTTCTACAGCAGTAGATACCCTAATGGAGAAAGTGGCTCCAGCTTCCTCAGCCCACGATCTATTGTTTAGACATCGTCTCAGAGTCGTCGAGGAGATCTGGGAAGGTGTTCTACGGCAAGAGTGCGGACAAAACCTAGTCGATCTGCTGCAAAAGTTGCGGTTAATGTGCTCCCCCGAGGGGCAAGCCCCGACGGCCCGAGAAGCCAGCGTTGTCAATGTTGTTCATGTCGTCGAGCAACTCGATCTCGAAGATGCCATTCAAGCCTCTCGAGCCTTCGCCCTCTACTTTCAACTGATCAACATCGTCGAGCAGCATTACGAGCAACAGGGACAGCAGCGTCAATATCGGGCGGCCTACGATAAGGTAGGCCCGAGCGCTCACGCTGCTAATTCCGCCTATGAGACTCACCCATCGGCCGAGCATCGACCTGGGCTGCCGGTATCTGATGTGGAAGAAGGCAGTAACGGCCATCGCTTCCAGGCTAGCTTACTGGCTCGCAGCTTGATGACCCGGCGAGACAACCAGCGGGACATTGGCACCTTCCACTGGTTATTCCCCTCCCTGAAACAGCTCAATGTTCCCCCACGCCTGATTCAAACCCTGGTCGATCAATTAGACGTTCGCCTGGTCTTCACGGCCCACCCCACTGAAATTGTGCGCCACACCATCCGTGACAAGCAACGGCGCATTTCTGACATCTTGCGGGAGCTTGATCGGGCCGAGGAGAGTACCCAAGGCAGCGGACTGTCCTCCAGTTGGGACTTGGAAGAATTGAAGAGCCGACTCACAGAAGAGGTTCGACTCTGGTGGCGTACCGATGAGCTCCATCAGTTTAAGCCCTCTGTCTTAGATGAAGTCGACTATACCCTGCACTATTTCCAGGTGGTCCTATTCGACACGCTGCCGCAGCTCTATTACCGCTTTAAGCGGGCCCTTAATATCACCTTCCCTCACCTAACGCCTCCCAAGCCCAACTTTTGTCGCTTTGGCTCTTGGGTCGGGGCCGACCGAGACGGTAATCCCTCCGTGACCCCAGATATTACCTGGCGCACGGCCTCGTTTCAGCGCAACCTGGTCCTGAACAAATACATTGCCTCCATTGAGCATCTGACTCAACTGCTCAGCCTGTCCCTGCACTGGAGCGAGGTGATGCCAGAGCTGCTGGAGTCCCTGGAGCAAGACCAGGCCCAGATGCCCAAAGTCTATGACCGCCTGGCCATTCGCTATCGTCAGGAGCCCTATCGGCTGAAGCTGGCCTACATCCAACAGCGGCTAGAAAACACCCTGAAACGCAGCCTCAGCCTATTTCAGGGGGATCCTCGCCCTGAGAAGGTGACGGAGTTAGCCCCTGGCACCTTCTATCGCACCGGTCCCGACTTTCTGGCTGAGTTGCAGATGATTCAGCGCAACCTAGAGGCAACTGGTCTAGTATGTCAGGACCTGGAAACCTTAATTTGCCAGGTGGAAATCTATGGCTTCAACCTGGCTCAGCTCGACATCCGCCAGGAAAGCTCTCGCCATTCCGATGCCCTCAACGAAATCACCGAGTATCTGCAGATTCTGCCCACCGCCTATGGCCACCTGAGTGAAGCCGAAAAAACGGCTTGGCTCACCGCAGAACTGCAGACTCGTCGTCCCTTGGTGCCTGGTGAACTGCCGTTTTCTGACAAGACTCGGGAAACCATAGAGACCTTTCGCATGGTGCGGCACCTACACCAGGAATTTGGCCCCGACATCTGCCGCAGCTACGTGGTCAGCATGAGTCATCATGTCAGTGACATGCTGGAGGTGTTGCTGCTGGCCAAGGAAGCTGGTCTCTACGATCCCGCCACCCATCGCTCGGCGATTCAACCGGTGCCTCTGTTCGAAACCGTGGAGGACTTACAACGGGCACCGGCGGTGATGAATCAACTGTTTGAATTGCCCCTGTATCGGACGGCCCTGCAGGGGGGAATAGAACCGGCCCAGTCTGAAGACATGCCGTTGCAGGAAGTGATGCTGGGCTATTCTGACAGCAACAAAGATTCGGGATTCCTCAGCAGTAATTGGGAGATCCATAAGGCCCAGCAGTCTTTACAATCCACGGCCGATGGCTATGGCATTGCCCTGCGGATTTTCCATGGCCGCGGCGGCTCTGTCGGGCGAGGGGGCGGCCCGGCCTATGAAGCGATTCTGGCCCAGCCCGGCCGCAGTATTAATGGCCGCATCAAGATCACGGAGCAAGGGGAAGTGCTGGCCTCTAAGTACAATCTGCCGGATCTGGCCTTATATAACCTAGAGACCGTGACCACGGCTGTAATCCAAGCTAGCTTACTCAACAGTAGTTTCGATCACATCCAGCCTTGGAATGAAATCATGGAGGAGTTGGCGGATCGGTCTCGCTGCCACTATCGTGAGTTGATTTACGAGCAACCAGATTTGGTGGATTTTTTCCACCATGTGACACCCATCGAAGAAATCAGCCAACTGCAGATCAGTTCCCGTCCGGCCCGGCGCGGTGGCAAGAAAGATTTGGGCAGTCTGCGGGCAATTCCCTGGGTCTTCAGCTGGACTCAGGCTCGGTTTCTACTGCCCTCTTGGTATGGGGTGGGCACGGCCCTGAATGAATTTCTACAACAGCAGCCCACCGAGCATCTGAAACTGCTGCGGTACTTCTACTACAAGTGGCCCTTCTTCAAGATGGTGATTTCGAAGGTAGAAATGACTCTGGCCAAGGTGGATTTGCAAATTGCTGAGCATTATTTGCGAGAACTCACGCCTGGGGAAAAGCATGAGCGCTTCCAGGTCTTGTTTGACAAGATCTCCCAGGAATTTCATCTCACTTGTGAGATGGTCCTCAAAATCACTGGAAATCAGCGGCTGCTAGACAGTGATCCGGAGTTGCAGCGCTCGGTGTATTTGCGCAATGGCACCATCGTGCCCCTGGGCTTTCTGCAGGTATCCCTGCTGAAGCGGCTGCGCCAGCATAAGAACGCCACCGCTGGTGTGATTCGCTCTCGCTATAGTCGGGGAGAATTGTTGCGAGGAGCGTTGCTGACGATCAACGGTATCGCGGCAGGCATGCGCAATACCGGCTAG
- a CDS encoding MBOAT family O-acyltransferase produces the protein MTLPSIAYLLFLLSVVGIYWSLPRRGVRLWLLVLASIVFYASLQATYLPLLLVSVGFNFYLGRLLSLPLDTRLPNSQWHVLWNRRRSVFLGFGIVVNTLLLVGFKYGEGILRLVGLSALVAPSAAADPGALRLIMPLGLSFFTFECIAYLVDVYRGSPASRGLGEFAAYKLFFPKVISGPITRFHSFIQQLEPPPKPSLQLGIEGLWLIAWGAFKKLLIADHIAILVNLSLDNLARAGSADIWLAIFAYGLQLFIDFSAYVDIARGSALLLGIELPRNFDFPYFATSLASFWRRWHMTLGDWLRNYLYFPLGGSRVGLARTCLNLMIVMLVAGVWHGNDWGFVIWGAMHGAGLVVHRLNHAIASRLAPLRHFWASLPGTLLAWGLTQGLVFASWLPFRLPQLRQFTLAWQRGWGVSADVQFGQKVYGESLGFTFTQLLLLLWGGVGLMALVYCFQRGFKLELNWPIKVLLIPVFSFLAWLLAPPEILPYIYFEF, from the coding sequence ATGACCCTGCCATCGATCGCCTATCTGCTCTTCTTACTCAGCGTCGTTGGCATCTATTGGTCCCTGCCTAGGCGAGGGGTGCGCCTGTGGCTGCTGGTTCTGGCCAGTATCGTCTTCTATGCATCCCTCCAAGCCACCTATCTGCCTCTGTTGCTGGTTTCAGTCGGGTTTAACTTTTACCTGGGACGGCTGTTGAGCTTGCCTTTAGACACCCGTCTGCCCAATTCCCAATGGCATGTGCTTTGGAACCGGCGGCGCTCGGTATTTCTGGGGTTTGGTATCGTCGTTAATACCCTGCTGTTGGTGGGGTTTAAGTATGGGGAAGGGATCTTGCGCCTGGTGGGCCTATCGGCCTTGGTGGCTCCGTCGGCAGCGGCCGATCCCGGGGCATTGCGGCTGATTATGCCGCTGGGCTTAAGTTTCTTTACCTTCGAATGCATTGCCTATCTGGTGGATGTTTACCGGGGCTCACCAGCTAGTCGAGGCCTGGGGGAGTTCGCGGCCTACAAGCTTTTCTTCCCCAAGGTGATCTCTGGGCCTATCACTCGCTTTCACAGTTTCATTCAGCAACTAGAACCGCCCCCAAAGCCCTCTCTGCAGCTGGGCATCGAAGGGCTATGGCTGATTGCCTGGGGCGCCTTTAAGAAGCTACTGATTGCTGACCACATCGCCATATTGGTCAATCTCAGCCTGGATAATCTGGCGCGGGCTGGCAGTGCCGATATTTGGTTGGCTATTTTTGCCTATGGGCTCCAACTGTTCATCGATTTCAGTGCCTATGTCGATATCGCCCGGGGCAGCGCTCTGCTCCTTGGGATTGAATTACCCCGGAATTTTGACTTCCCTTATTTTGCCACCAGCCTTGCCAGTTTTTGGCGGCGCTGGCATATGACCTTGGGAGACTGGCTGCGCAATTACCTGTATTTTCCCTTAGGGGGCTCGCGAGTAGGCCTGGCTCGCACCTGCCTCAATTTGATGATCGTGATGTTGGTGGCGGGGGTTTGGCACGGTAATGACTGGGGATTTGTGATCTGGGGGGCGATGCATGGGGCTGGGCTGGTGGTTCATCGCCTCAACCATGCGATCGCATCTCGCCTCGCCCCGTTGCGGCATTTTTGGGCCTCGTTGCCAGGCACCCTGCTGGCCTGGGGGCTCACCCAGGGATTGGTGTTCGCCAGTTGGTTGCCCTTTCGACTGCCGCAGCTCCGTCAATTCACCCTGGCCTGGCAGCGGGGCTGGGGAGTCTCTGCCGACGTGCAGTTTGGCCAAAAAGTCTATGGGGAATCCCTCGGCTTCACCTTCACCCAGTTGCTGCTGCTGCTCTGGGGTGGGGTGGGGCTGATGGCCCTGGTCTACTGCTTCCAGCGGGGCTTTAAGCTAGAGCTGAACTGGCCGATTAAGGTCCTGCTGATTCCGGTGTTCAGCTTCTTGGCCTGGCTGCTGGCTCCCCCGGAGATTCTGCCCTACATTTATTTCGAATTCTAA